A genome region from Candidatus Thermokryptus mobilis includes the following:
- a CDS encoding DNA recombination protein RmuC, with amino-acid sequence MSEIILLFIFFLVLLGIFLFLILKQSQRNVQIWQQEVSNLRLEFKQELQGTIQSVNSQVQGVTSQVNAVALQLSNHVNQTINQMLTAVGDALKSITEQVGQSTGLVSQRLDNAAKIIAELQKQVGQLQQETSQIKSVGQSISKLEDLFKGQQFRGKFGEFSLKKLIEDVLPSDFYEFQYSFRNGQRVDAVIKFQDRILPIDSKFPLDNYVKMRETKDDVERDKVRKEFFKDVKNRVNEIAKKYILPDENTFDFAMMYIPSDGVYYDLISGDDGSEILEYMHSQKVIPVSPSIFYAQLRVFTLGFRAIQVEKNAKRIVDSLSRLRTELLKLIDEFQTLGRHINSAQSKYIEVSGKLMQFKSSVEQITSYGMTAD; translated from the coding sequence ATGAGCGAGATAATTTTGCTTTTTATCTTTTTTTTAGTTCTTCTTGGGATTTTTCTTTTTTTGATCCTCAAGCAAAGTCAGCGCAATGTTCAAATTTGGCAACAGGAGGTTTCAAATCTCAGGCTTGAGTTCAAACAGGAGCTTCAGGGAACGATTCAAAGTGTTAATTCACAAGTTCAAGGTGTAACAAGTCAGGTCAATGCTGTGGCTTTACAGCTTTCCAATCATGTGAATCAGACGATAAATCAGATGTTGACGGCGGTTGGAGATGCTTTGAAATCAATAACTGAGCAAGTTGGGCAGTCAACGGGGTTAGTGAGCCAACGACTTGACAACGCAGCTAAAATTATAGCCGAGCTTCAAAAGCAAGTGGGGCAACTTCAACAGGAGACGAGCCAGATCAAAAGTGTGGGGCAAAGCATTTCAAAACTTGAAGACCTTTTTAAAGGACAGCAGTTCAGAGGTAAATTTGGCGAGTTCTCTTTAAAGAAATTGATTGAGGATGTTCTTCCAAGTGATTTTTACGAGTTTCAGTATTCGTTCAGAAATGGTCAAAGGGTTGACGCTGTGATAAAATTTCAGGATAGGATTTTGCCGATAGATTCAAAATTCCCGCTTGACAATTATGTTAAGATGAGGGAAACAAAAGACGATGTTGAGCGGGATAAGGTGAGAAAGGAATTCTTTAAAGATGTCAAAAACAGGGTGAATGAAATCGCAAAGAAATATATCCTCCCAGATGAAAACACATTTGATTTTGCGATGATGTATATACCATCTGATGGGGTATATTATGATCTTATTTCGGGTGATGACGGCAGTGAAATCCTTGAGTATATGCACAGCCAGAAAGTCATCCCGGTTTCCCCGAGCATTTTTTATGCGCAATTGAGGGTTTTTACGCTCGGTTTCAGGGCTATTCAAGTTGAGAAGAACGCAAAGAGAATAGTTGATTCGCTTTCAAGGTTGAGGACTGAGCTTTTGAAGTTGATAGATGAATTTCAGACACTTGGAAGACACATAAATAGTGCTCAATCAAAATACATTGAAGTAAGCGGTAAATTAATGCAATTTAAGAGCTCGGTTGAACAAATCACAAGTTATGGGATGACGGCGGATTGA
- a CDS encoding AI-2E family transporter: MFWRNFFVFIGIPVTILLFVWVASKAIDISLIVIISVFLSVALNPLVTYFESVGLNRTVATLIVFASLLILLGILIFFLFPAFTNQFKTLAEQLQKVQLDVIIGKAIQDLKDKFPVLRGLDLEHKAQALIAEYSIKAASALTSAITMAVELLLAPFVAFFILKDGEKFKKKLIRAIPNRYFEMGLNVLDKIEAQVTGYIRGLVLEATALGVMSAIGSWILGINFAFVIGLVAGVASFVPYIGAFVGAVPALLISVVQFGDGRMILPLIIMFIIVHLIDDLVVQPLVYSHSVGMHPVEVVFVLLIFGELFGLFGMLIAIPVEAIIKVSVREIYWGLTHYKIISVRYKGVETG, from the coding sequence ATGTTTTGGAGAAATTTTTTTGTTTTCATCGGCATCCCAGTGACTATACTTCTTTTTGTTTGGGTTGCGTCAAAGGCGATAGATATTTCGCTTATAGTTATAATTTCAGTTTTTTTATCCGTTGCTTTAAATCCGCTTGTTACATATTTTGAGAGTGTCGGTTTAAATCGCACTGTTGCCACTTTGATTGTTTTCGCGAGTTTATTGATTTTACTTGGGATTTTAATTTTTTTCCTGTTCCCTGCTTTCACAAATCAATTTAAAACCCTCGCTGAGCAACTTCAAAAGGTCCAGCTTGATGTTATAATTGGCAAGGCTATTCAAGATTTAAAGGATAAATTTCCAGTTTTAAGGGGGCTTGACCTTGAACATAAAGCACAGGCTCTAATTGCTGAGTATTCAATTAAAGCTGCTTCTGCTTTGACATCTGCGATCACAATGGCGGTTGAACTTCTACTTGCGCCTTTCGTTGCATTTTTCATCTTGAAAGATGGTGAGAAATTTAAAAAGAAGTTAATAAGGGCGATACCGAATAGATATTTTGAAATGGGATTAAATGTCCTTGATAAAATTGAGGCACAAGTTACTGGATATATTCGCGGTCTTGTTCTTGAGGCGACTGCTTTGGGGGTTATGTCAGCGATTGGTTCCTGGATTTTGGGAATAAATTTCGCCTTCGTCATAGGTCTTGTCGCCGGGGTTGCAAGCTTTGTCCCGTATATAGGAGCATTTGTTGGCGCTGTGCCCGCCCTTTTGATCTCCGTAGTTCAATTTGGCGACGGAAGGATGATTTTGCCTTTGATTATAATGTTCATCATAGTTCATCTTATAGATGACCTTGTCGTTCAACCTCTTGTTTATTCGCATTCGGTTGGCATGCACCCGGTTGAGGTTGTCTTTGTCCTTTTAATTTTCGGTGAGTTGTTCGGTTTGTTCGGGATGTTGATCGCTATACCAGTTGAAGCCATAATAAAAGTTTCTGTAAGGGAAATTTATTGGGGACTTACGCATTACAAAATCATCTCCGTGAGGTACAAAGGTGTTGAAACAGGTTGA
- the recA gene encoding recombinase RecA produces the protein MALDKSEKMKILQTTIQQIEKEYGKGAIMRLGEGPIARVEAISTGSISLDAAIGIGGVPRGRITEIFGPEASGKTTLCLHIIAEAQKKGGLAAFIDAEHALDLNYAKRLGVDVSNLLLSQPEFGEQALEIVEALVRSGAIDVVVIDSVAALVPRAEVEGEMGDATMGAQARLMSQALRKLASAINKSNTSVIFTNQLRSKIGIVFGNPETTTGGYALKFYAAVRLDIRKIDVIKEGQEIIGNRVRVKVVKNKVAPPFKEAEFDIIYNEGISKINDLVDTAVSLGIIQKSGSWYSYKDERIGQGRDAVKKFFTENEELLREVEYLVREKLGLLPEVIEKRAEETEESIEEVQQESKASKKR, from the coding sequence ATGGCGCTTGACAAGAGCGAAAAGATGAAGATACTTCAAACGACGATTCAGCAGATTGAGAAGGAGTATGGTAAGGGAGCTATAATGCGTCTTGGCGAGGGACCCATTGCACGGGTTGAGGCAATTTCAACGGGTTCAATTTCGCTTGACGCAGCAATTGGAATTGGCGGTGTCCCGAGGGGAAGGATAACGGAGATTTTTGGACCTGAAGCATCGGGAAAGACGACGCTTTGTCTTCATATAATTGCGGAAGCACAGAAGAAGGGCGGGCTTGCTGCTTTTATTGATGCTGAGCATGCGCTTGACTTGAATTACGCTAAACGACTTGGGGTTGATGTAAGCAATTTGCTTTTATCACAACCGGAATTTGGAGAGCAAGCCCTTGAAATAGTTGAAGCGCTCGTTAGAAGTGGAGCAATTGATGTTGTGGTTATTGATTCCGTTGCTGCGCTCGTCCCAAGAGCTGAAGTTGAGGGTGAAATGGGAGATGCAACTATGGGAGCTCAAGCTCGGCTTATGTCTCAAGCTCTTAGAAAACTTGCATCGGCGATTAACAAGTCAAATACAAGTGTCATTTTCACGAATCAGCTCAGAAGTAAAATTGGCATTGTCTTCGGTAATCCCGAGACTACAACGGGTGGATATGCTTTGAAGTTTTATGCAGCTGTGCGACTTGATATAAGAAAAATTGACGTCATAAAGGAGGGTCAAGAGATAATTGGCAACAGGGTAAGGGTCAAGGTTGTGAAAAATAAAGTAGCTCCACCTTTTAAAGAGGCGGAGTTTGACATAATTTATAATGAGGGGATTTCAAAGATCAACGATCTCGTTGACACCGCTGTATCGCTTGGCATAATTCAAAAAAGTGGTTCTTGGTACTCGTATAAAGATGAACGCATAGGACAAGGGAGGGACGCCGTCAAAAAGTTTTTCACTGAGAATGAGGAATTATTGAGAGAGGTTGAATATCTCGTCAGGGAAAAACTTGGCTTGCTGCCAGAGGTTATAGAAAAGAGAGCAGAGGAAACAGAGGAGTCAATTGAGGAAGTGCAGCAGGAAAGCAAGGCGAGCAAAAAGAGATAG
- the thpR gene encoding RNA 2',3'-cyclic phosphodiesterase, producing MKIRTFIAVDVPSKIKDKIYDIVEELKKVGDGVKWEAKEKFHITLKFLGDVNEDAIDSIYNVLSDALRGFGKFSVNYKGVGCFPDFKHPRVIWVGCEDDSGKLFELQRIVEEKLCELGFEKEEREFHPHITLGRVKNLKNLERLINKIESINFESEPGEIAEVLIMKSDLKPSGSVYTILKKIKLGE from the coding sequence ATGAAGATAAGAACTTTCATAGCAGTTGATGTCCCGAGTAAAATCAAGGATAAAATTTACGATATCGTTGAAGAGCTTAAAAAGGTTGGGGATGGAGTAAAGTGGGAGGCGAAGGAGAAGTTTCACATAACTTTAAAATTTCTTGGCGATGTGAATGAAGATGCGATAGATTCAATTTATAATGTTTTGAGCGATGCTTTAAGAGGCTTTGGGAAGTTCTCTGTAAACTACAAGGGGGTAGGTTGCTTTCCTGATTTTAAACATCCAAGAGTTATATGGGTTGGTTGCGAGGATGATAGCGGAAAGCTTTTTGAGCTTCAAAGAATAGTTGAAGAGAAGTTATGCGAACTTGGTTTTGAAAAGGAAGAGAGGGAATTTCACCCACACATAACTTTGGGGAGGGTTAAGAATTTGAAAAATTTGGAACGTTTGATTAATAAAATTGAAAGTATTAATTTTGAGTCAGAGCCAGGTGAGATAGCCGAGGTTCTAATAATGAAAAGTGACCTTAAACCAAGTGGTTCGGTTTATACGATTTTAAAGAAAATCAAATTAGGGGAGTGA
- the pgsA gene encoding CDP-diacylglycerol--glycerol-3-phosphate 3-phosphatidyltransferase, translated as MTLPNQLTILRIFLTPVFVALFLSENVFLKQLSVPVYILAALTDWYDGWIARKFGYMTKWGRFLDPLADKILTSSAFIAFASLKLVETWMVVVIVVRDLLITILRSYAEFKDKPVVTTKSAKVKTFVQMVFIYYLLFGYVADLSFGELNLKDSVLHPVFLHWLMLFVTVLTLWTGLVYLYDNWKIIKLLYVATFRRASESA; from the coding sequence ATGACTTTGCCGAATCAACTTACAATTTTGCGCATCTTCCTTACCCCTGTCTTTGTCGCTTTGTTTCTCTCTGAAAATGTCTTTTTAAAACAACTATCTGTGCCAGTTTATATCCTCGCTGCTTTGACGGACTGGTATGACGGCTGGATTGCCAGAAAGTTCGGGTATATGACTAAGTGGGGAAGGTTTCTTGATCCGCTTGCGGATAAAATCTTGACATCATCGGCTTTTATTGCGTTTGCATCTTTAAAACTCGTTGAGACATGGATGGTTGTGGTAATAGTGGTTCGCGATCTTTTGATAACCATTTTGAGGTCATACGCTGAGTTTAAAGATAAACCGGTTGTAACCACAAAAAGCGCTAAAGTTAAAACATTTGTTCAGATGGTTTTCATCTATTATCTTCTTTTCGGCTATGTCGCTGATTTAAGTTTTGGAGAGTTAAATCTAAAGGATTCGGTCTTACATCCTGTTTTTTTGCATTGGTTGATGCTTTTTGTGACGGTTTTAACCTTATGGACTGGTTTGGTTTATCTTTATGATAACTGGAAAATAATCAAGCTTCTTTATGTTGCGACCTTCAGGAGAGCATCAGAATCAGCATAA
- a CDS encoding competence/damage-inducible protein A: MKAEIINIGDELLTGQVINTNASYIGRKLSEIGISVERVVSVGDVEEAIIDELKRAYENFDVVILTGGLGPTHDDVTKGAVCKFFNTELVLNEEVLNQVREFLARRGRTELNEANKSQALVPAKAKVIMNYWGTAPGLLFEEGEKYVIVMPGVPKEMMGMMESFVINYLAQKSGGKVIKQRILKTTGIPEAYLYERLKDVVEEIEKFCKVAFLPSVIGVKIRITVKAQDRAVADELINEAEVKIRKKIDKYIYGVDDEEIEEVIGRLLVERGLKIAVAESCTGGLIADRITNVPGSSRYFERGVVAYSNEAKVQILGVPEDLIKEHGAVSRQVAEAMAEGVRRISGADIGISTTGIAGPTGATPNKPIGLVWIGYSDKDGAFAREFRFGDDRLENKQRASQMALEILRRKLLGIEI; encoded by the coding sequence ATGAAAGCCGAGATAATAAACATTGGAGATGAACTTCTCACAGGTCAGGTTATCAACACAAACGCAAGTTACATTGGGAGGAAACTCTCCGAGATCGGAATTAGCGTTGAGCGAGTTGTTTCTGTCGGTGATGTTGAAGAAGCTATAATTGATGAGTTGAAAAGGGCTTACGAGAACTTTGATGTTGTGATATTAACTGGGGGGCTTGGTCCAACTCACGACGATGTGACGAAAGGCGCTGTGTGCAAGTTTTTCAATACAGAGCTCGTTCTAAATGAAGAGGTTTTAAATCAAGTCAGGGAATTTTTGGCAAGGCGCGGTAGGACGGAACTTAACGAGGCAAATAAATCTCAGGCGCTTGTCCCGGCGAAGGCAAAAGTTATAATGAATTATTGGGGAACTGCTCCTGGTCTATTGTTTGAAGAAGGAGAAAAATATGTGATCGTTATGCCTGGGGTTCCAAAAGAGATGATGGGAATGATGGAAAGCTTCGTTATAAATTATCTTGCGCAAAAATCGGGCGGTAAAGTTATAAAACAAAGGATTTTGAAAACAACTGGGATTCCCGAAGCATATCTTTACGAAAGGTTAAAAGATGTGGTTGAAGAAATTGAAAAGTTCTGTAAAGTTGCTTTCTTGCCGTCAGTGATAGGTGTAAAGATTAGGATAACTGTCAAGGCGCAGGACCGAGCTGTTGCAGATGAACTTATAAACGAAGCGGAAGTTAAAATAAGGAAGAAAATTGACAAGTATATCTACGGTGTGGATGATGAAGAGATTGAAGAAGTCATCGGGAGATTACTTGTTGAAAGAGGATTAAAAATTGCGGTTGCTGAATCATGCACGGGTGGATTGATAGCAGATAGAATTACGAATGTGCCAGGCAGTTCAAGATATTTTGAGCGTGGAGTCGTTGCATACAGCAATGAAGCAAAGGTTCAAATTCTTGGTGTTCCTGAAGATTTGATAAAAGAACACGGGGCTGTTAGTCGCCAGGTCGCCGAAGCTATGGCTGAAGGTGTTAGAAGAATTTCCGGGGCTGATATAGGAATCTCAACAACTGGGATCGCTGGACCGACAGGCGCGACGCCTAATAAACCGATTGGTCTTGTTTGGATAGGTTATTCTGATAAAGACGGGGCATTTGCTAGAGAGTTTAGGTTTGGAGATGATCGGCTTGAGAATAAACAAAGGGCTTCACAAATGGCGCTTGAAATTTTAAGAAGAAAGTTGCTTGGCATTGAGATATGA
- a CDS encoding phosphatidylglycerophosphatase A family protein: MLRPSGEHQNQHKISISSKLIATALFSGYVPFAPGTVGSLLAVLIYWFLINSNLFLFLLSVSFFILGVFTSEEFEKRDGHDPSVVVIDEVVGMWISLLFVEKRILNVFVAFLMFRVMDVLKPFPARRFDRMSGGFGIMMDDVIAGVYANILTHIFVSIS, encoded by the coding sequence ATGTTGCGACCTTCAGGAGAGCATCAGAATCAGCATAAGATATCAATCTCATCAAAATTAATAGCAACGGCTTTATTCTCGGGTTACGTGCCTTTTGCACCAGGGACAGTTGGAAGTTTGCTTGCTGTTTTAATTTACTGGTTTTTGATTAACTCAAATCTTTTCCTTTTCCTTCTTTCGGTATCTTTTTTTATCCTTGGGGTTTTTACTTCGGAGGAATTTGAGAAGCGAGATGGGCATGACCCGTCTGTTGTTGTAATAGACGAGGTTGTCGGTATGTGGATATCGCTTCTTTTTGTTGAGAAGAGGATTTTAAATGTTTTCGTTGCGTTCTTGATGTTCAGGGTTATGGATGTTTTAAAACCATTTCCAGCGCGTCGTTTTGATAGAATGAGCGGTGGTTTTGGAATAATGATGGACGATGTCATAGCTGGGGTTTACGCGAACATTTTAACGCACATTTTCGTATCTATTTCTTAA
- the folE gene encoding GTP cyclohydrolase I FolE — MSVDKLEEAVKPDLEKIASLIHEFLIELGEDPNREGLKKTPMRVAKAFEYLTKGYREDIEKVLNGAVFNEKYNEMVIVKNIDFFSLCEHHLLPFYGKVHIAYIPNGKIVGLSKIPRIVEVFSRRLQVQERLTQQIADTLNEYLQPKGVAVVIEAKHLCMIMRGVEKQNSVATTSAMHGVFVKDAKTRDEFMHLISENLM; from the coding sequence ATGTCAGTTGATAAACTTGAAGAAGCAGTAAAACCTGACCTTGAAAAGATAGCAAGCTTGATACATGAGTTTTTGATAGAGCTCGGCGAAGACCCAAACCGCGAGGGTCTCAAAAAAACACCAATGAGAGTGGCTAAAGCATTTGAATACCTGACAAAAGGTTATCGTGAAGACATAGAAAAAGTCCTAAACGGTGCTGTCTTCAACGAGAAGTACAACGAAATGGTGATTGTAAAAAACATTGACTTTTTCAGCTTGTGTGAGCATCATCTTTTGCCTTTCTACGGTAAAGTTCACATCGCATACATCCCGAATGGAAAAATCGTCGGATTGAGCAAGATACCAAGAATAGTTGAGGTATTTAGCAGACGACTTCAAGTTCAAGAAAGATTAACACAACAAATAGCTGACACACTAAACGAATATTTACAACCCAAGGGTGTTGCAGTGGTAATTGAAGCAAAACATCTTTGCATGATAATGCGTGGTGTTGAAAAACAAAATTCAGTAGCGACAACAAGCGCTATGCATGGTGTTTTCGTAAAGGATGCAAAAACAAGGGATGAATTCATGCATTTGATCAGCGAAAATTTAATGTGA
- a CDS encoding helix-turn-helix domain-containing protein, whose amino-acid sequence MLKQVEVDARFIAEQLRLLRLSTDKKITEIAEASGFSVSYISQIENGKRELNYKALRRILLNGFSETLSSFFAKIFDQSTDDNSSRVYETPFKLYNEDRTVGVEILIPTNSAREIEVVKLYLNPNSSFDDEFKIDFKLYGHVQSGEILIEHSYGDMLISQGKGFVLSFFSEQNLKIRNQSEHTSEVFLIFTPPVF is encoded by the coding sequence GTGTTGAAACAGGTTGAGGTAGATGCAAGATTTATCGCTGAACAGTTGAGATTATTAAGGTTATCAACGGATAAGAAAATAACTGAGATAGCGGAAGCATCCGGTTTTTCCGTATCTTACATCTCACAAATTGAAAATGGTAAAAGGGAATTGAATTACAAAGCTTTAAGGCGAATTTTGTTAAATGGGTTTAGTGAAACCCTTTCAAGTTTTTTTGCCAAGATTTTTGACCAAAGCACGGATGATAATTCAAGCAGGGTATACGAAACACCTTTCAAACTTTACAACGAGGATAGAACTGTTGGGGTTGAAATTTTAATACCGACGAATTCCGCAAGGGAGATTGAGGTTGTAAAGCTATATTTGAACCCTAACTCTTCTTTTGACGATGAATTTAAAATTGATTTCAAACTTTACGGTCATGTTCAGTCAGGGGAAATTCTTATTGAGCATTCATACGGAGATATGCTCATATCTCAAGGGAAGGGTTTTGTTTTAAGTTTCTTTTCGGAACAAAATCTAAAGATAAGAAATCAATCTGAACACACCTCGGAAGTTTTTCTTATTTTCACTCCTCCTGTTTTTTAA
- a CDS encoding prohibitin family protein, translated as MTPIIIALIIAAGISIYGSITRKTKQTTPIAITVLIVGMLFASIVTVPAGHVGVLTLFGKVDPEELPEGLHLINPLKSLHIMSIRTQEIFEHAEVPSKEGLSVGLEVSLLYHIEPTMANEIYRTIGENYDAVLIVPMLRSAIRNVTVYHEAKELYTSGREVIASQIFNELDKALRSRGIVVESVLLRKIVLPEQVQQAINNKLAAEQEAERMKFVILKEEQEARRKRIEAQGIADFQNIVRQGIDERLLKWKALETVNELAKSPNAKFIILGDKSGLPIIVQP; from the coding sequence ATGACGCCGATAATCATTGCTTTGATAATCGCAGCCGGTATTTCAATTTACGGTTCAATAACCAGAAAAACAAAACAGACAACACCGATAGCAATTACTGTCTTAATAGTTGGGATGCTTTTCGCTTCAATTGTGACTGTTCCGGCTGGGCATGTTGGTGTTTTAACCCTTTTTGGAAAGGTTGATCCTGAGGAATTGCCTGAGGGGTTACATTTGATCAATCCGCTTAAATCGCTTCACATTATGTCAATACGGACACAGGAAATTTTTGAACACGCTGAGGTTCCAAGCAAAGAGGGGTTAAGCGTTGGGCTTGAGGTTTCTTTGCTTTATCATATTGAGCCGACAATGGCGAATGAAATTTACAGAACCATAGGTGAAAACTACGATGCTGTGCTTATCGTTCCGATGTTGAGGTCAGCTATAAGAAATGTTACTGTTTATCACGAGGCGAAGGAATTATACACATCGGGCAGAGAAGTGATAGCAAGTCAGATATTTAACGAGCTTGATAAAGCTTTGAGAAGTAGAGGCATAGTTGTTGAAAGTGTCCTGTTGCGTAAGATAGTTTTACCTGAGCAAGTTCAACAGGCGATCAACAATAAACTCGCAGCGGAACAGGAAGCTGAAAGGATGAAGTTTGTGATTTTAAAGGAAGAACAGGAAGCCAGAAGGAAAAGAATTGAAGCGCAGGGCATAGCCGACTTCCAAAATATAGTCCGTCAAGGGATAGATGAAAGGCTACTAAAATGGAAGGCGCTTGAGACGGTGAATGAACTTGCGAAGTCACCAAATGCGAAATTTATAATCCTCGGGGATAAATCAGGTCTTCCGATAATTGTTCAACCGTAA
- a CDS encoding M28 family peptidase: MKIRLQILLLLVPIFASSQPSVKLNQTVLEIIQKISADSIKRNIEKLVSFHTRHSLSDTSHPSIGIGSARRWLKSELERYSRQSGGRLKVEFDEFIAPQGPRVPRPTKMVNVIGILPGRIHKDKVYIVSAHYDSRAGDALDSTGFAPGANDDGSGTAAVLELARVLSKYEFDCTIMFVLFAGEEQGLLGSRHLAKKLKDSGTLVLGVLNNDIIGNTLGGNGINDNTQVRIFSEGLPLSRDENMLRLIASVGLENDSPSRQLARYIKDVGERYLPNFKVNLIFRRDRFLRGGDHIPFNEQGFPAVRISEMNENYNHQHQDVRVENGVKYGDLPEFVDFEYCANVTRLNAIALYHLANAPLPPKNPVIKVAELEYNTTLKWEMNSEDDLAGYNICIRETSSPFWEKKIFVGKVTEFTLKNISKDNFIFGIQAVDIDGNESPVVIPLPSGR, encoded by the coding sequence ATGAAAATCCGCCTGCAAATACTTCTCTTGCTTGTCCCAATTTTCGCATCTTCACAACCATCTGTCAAGTTAAATCAAACCGTGCTTGAAATAATTCAAAAAATATCCGCTGACAGCATAAAAAGGAACATTGAAAAACTTGTTAGTTTTCACACCAGGCATTCGCTTTCTGATACAAGTCACCCATCAATTGGTATAGGTTCAGCGAGACGATGGCTTAAATCAGAGCTTGAAAGATATAGCAGACAGTCGGGTGGAAGATTGAAAGTTGAATTTGACGAATTTATAGCACCACAAGGACCAAGGGTTCCAAGACCAACGAAAATGGTAAATGTCATAGGGATTTTACCGGGCAGAATTCACAAAGATAAAGTTTACATTGTAAGTGCTCACTATGACTCAAGGGCTGGCGATGCACTTGATTCAACTGGGTTTGCGCCCGGGGCAAATGATGATGGAAGCGGAACAGCAGCAGTTCTTGAACTTGCGAGAGTTTTAAGTAAATATGAGTTTGACTGCACGATTATGTTTGTTTTGTTCGCTGGCGAAGAGCAAGGACTACTTGGGAGTAGACATCTGGCAAAAAAGTTAAAGGACTCCGGAACGCTCGTCCTTGGTGTTTTAAACAACGACATAATTGGAAACACACTTGGTGGCAATGGCATAAACGATAACACACAAGTTAGAATTTTCTCCGAAGGTTTACCGCTTTCAAGAGATGAAAATATGTTGAGGTTAATTGCAAGCGTTGGGCTTGAAAATGATTCCCCATCAAGGCAACTTGCAAGGTATATAAAAGATGTCGGTGAGAGATATTTGCCAAATTTCAAGGTTAATCTCATCTTCAGACGTGATAGATTTCTGCGCGGTGGGGATCACATCCCGTTCAATGAGCAAGGTTTCCCAGCTGTTAGGATAAGTGAAATGAACGAAAACTACAATCATCAACATCAGGATGTCAGGGTTGAAAATGGCGTTAAGTATGGTGACCTCCCTGAATTCGTTGATTTTGAATACTGTGCGAATGTGACCCGTTTAAACGCTATCGCTCTTTATCATCTCGCAAATGCTCCACTACCACCCAAAAATCCAGTTATAAAAGTCGCTGAGCTTGAGTATAACACAACTTTGAAATGGGAGATGAACTCGGAGGATGACCTTGCTGGATATAACATTTGCATAAGGGAGACAAGCTCACCTTTCTGGGAGAAGAAAATCTTTGTTGGGAAGGTAACCGAGTTCACATTGAAAAACATTTCAAAGGATAACTTCATCTTTGGGATACAAGCGGTTGACATTGATGGGAATGAAAGCCCCGTTGTAATACCATTACCAAGCGGTCGTTAA
- a CDS encoding DNA methyltransferase codes for DYPNLFPTYEAYLEMMSRVARELFRVLRLITLFSHIGETVLDPFLGSGTTMKVARLLGRSCIGYEIDLELLPIIQAKVGMESASFWEEPQFEVIVRSVSFGTN; via the coding sequence TTGACTACCCAAACTTGTTCCCAACTTATGAAGCATATCTGGAGATGATGAGCCGTGTTGCGAGAGAACTCTTCCGCGTCCTTCGGCTCATCACTCTTTTTTCCCATATCGGTGAGACAGTGCTTGACCCTTTCTTGGGAAGTGGAACGACGATGAAAGTAGCACGATTGCTTGGTCGTTCCTGTATCGGTTACGAAATTGACTTGGAACTTTTGCCGATCATTCAAGCCAAAGTAGGAATGGAAAGCGCATCGTTTTGGGAAGAGCCTCAGTTTGAAGTTATCGTTCGATCAGTTTCGTTTGGAACGAATTGA
- a CDS encoding regulatory protein RecX gives MPTVVGLKRKKRTREWYFVYLSDGREILSYIDFIVKFKVKIGKQLTEEQIKEMESESEVILAKEIAYKFLSYKPRTQKEVTDRLRAKGFQSDLVSRVVEELKNYGFINDFEYARNFVLSKSRSKTLGALALKRELLSRGLSNEIIDEVLSERENLIDEFEIALNLAQGKLKQIKSLKKRKKGRDEYKRRIYEFLLRRGFKFETINRVMREIFDDFENLTSD, from the coding sequence ATGCCCACCGTAGTAGGTTTAAAGCGAAAAAAGAGAACGAGGGAATGGTATTTCGTATATTTAAGCGATGGGAGAGAGATTTTATCTTATATTGATTTCATAGTTAAGTTTAAAGTGAAAATAGGAAAACAATTAACCGAGGAACAGATCAAAGAGATGGAGTCTGAGTCAGAAGTTATTTTAGCAAAAGAAATAGCATATAAGTTTTTAAGTTATAAACCGAGAACTCAGAAAGAAGTAACAGATAGACTCAGGGCAAAAGGTTTTCAATCCGATTTGGTTTCAAGGGTTGTTGAGGAATTAAAGAATTACGGCTTTATAAACGATTTTGAATATGCAAGAAATTTCGTTCTTAGTAAATCACGATCAAAAACACTCGGTGCACTTGCCCTAAAACGCGAGCTTTTATCAAGAGGACTTTCAAATGAGATAATTGATGAAGTTTTATCGGAAAGAGAAAATTTGATAGATGAGTTTGAGATTGCTCTTAACTTAGCGCAGGGAAAGTTGAAACAAATTAAGTCGTTAAAGAAAAGGAAGAAGGGAAGAGATGAATATAAACGGCGAATTTATGAGTTCCTTTTGAGGCGTGGCTTTAAATTTGAAACGATAAATCGTGTCATGAGAGAGATATTTGATGATTTTGAAAACCTAACATCAGATTAA